The following proteins come from a genomic window of Kitasatospora sp. NBC_01246:
- a CDS encoding AfsR/SARP family transcriptional regulator, with protein MELRVLGPVEVLDDQGLHIELPGVKAQTVLASLLLANGQTVSDTHLSDMLWAWDPPTTMTAQIYTYVSRLRKRLGPHVELVRRPRGYQLVSHEAKLDLTTFERLARRGRDALTRGNLAQAADDLRAAVSRYRGTVLGNVTEFLADAERPRLEELRLAAQEDLVEVELALGRHQRLVPELTALATEHPTRERLRAQLMTALYRCDRQSDALAVFHAGRRILAEELGIDPGATLTGVHQAVLEGTLGLPAAGPAPSGPVRLGLPAAGRPAPAMLPPDVADFTGRRAELAQLERLVASDAAGAGPRRALITGMAGVGKSALAVHRAHGLRDRFPDGQLYADLTDQDGTSRSPETVLASFLHALGVESADPDRGLLELIRLYRTHCAGARLLVVLDNAVSNAQIAPLLPNGPESAVIVTSRRHLLAASGRDTLALPVFDDGESMELLAALVGPERVAADPVSARAIVDSCAGLPLAVRIAGVRLAARPHWPLSRLAGRLADQSTRLDELSFGELRVRETIRRSLREVSLRGRQVLSRLAPFGTGVFPAEAAAWELGLPQATAEQVLEELVDIRLLETAGAGGSERGGYRLHELVVLLVSAPGAGGVPSQRGAPRSRTPQLLAG; from the coding sequence ATGGAACTGCGTGTCCTAGGCCCAGTCGAGGTCCTCGACGACCAGGGCCTCCACATCGAACTGCCGGGCGTCAAGGCGCAGACGGTGCTCGCCAGCCTGCTGCTGGCGAACGGCCAGACCGTCTCCGACACGCACCTGAGCGACATGCTGTGGGCCTGGGACCCGCCGACCACGATGACCGCGCAGATCTACACCTACGTCTCCCGGCTGCGGAAGCGCCTGGGGCCGCACGTCGAGCTGGTCCGCCGCCCGCGTGGGTACCAACTGGTCTCGCACGAGGCCAAGTTGGACCTGACGACGTTCGAGCGACTGGCCCGTCGCGGTCGTGACGCGCTGACCCGGGGGAACCTGGCGCAGGCCGCCGACGACTTGCGGGCGGCGGTGTCCCGCTACCGCGGCACGGTGCTCGGCAACGTGACCGAGTTCCTGGCGGACGCCGAGCGGCCCCGGCTGGAGGAGCTGCGGCTGGCCGCGCAGGAGGACCTGGTCGAGGTGGAGCTCGCGCTCGGCCGGCACCAGCGCCTGGTGCCGGAGCTGACCGCGCTGGCCACCGAGCACCCGACCCGGGAGCGGCTGAGGGCCCAGCTGATGACCGCGCTGTACCGGTGCGACCGGCAGTCGGACGCCCTCGCGGTCTTCCACGCGGGGCGCCGGATCCTGGCCGAGGAGCTGGGGATCGACCCGGGGGCCACCCTGACCGGCGTCCACCAGGCGGTCCTGGAGGGCACCCTGGGTCTGCCGGCCGCCGGCCCGGCGCCGTCGGGCCCGGTGCGGCTCGGCCTGCCCGCCGCCGGGCGGCCGGCGCCGGCGATGCTGCCGCCGGACGTCGCGGACTTCACCGGCCGCCGGGCGGAGCTGGCCCAGCTGGAGCGGTTGGTGGCGTCGGACGCGGCCGGTGCCGGCCCCCGGCGCGCGCTGATCACCGGGATGGCCGGGGTCGGCAAGTCGGCGCTCGCCGTCCACCGGGCGCACGGCCTGCGGGACCGCTTCCCGGACGGTCAGCTCTACGCCGACCTGACCGACCAGGACGGCACCTCGCGCTCCCCGGAGACCGTGCTGGCCTCCTTCCTGCACGCCCTCGGCGTCGAGTCCGCCGATCCCGACCGGGGACTGCTGGAGCTGATCCGGCTGTACCGCACGCACTGCGCCGGGGCCCGCCTGCTGGTGGTGCTGGACAACGCGGTGAGCAACGCGCAGATCGCCCCGCTGCTGCCGAACGGGCCCGAGTCGGCGGTGATCGTCACCAGCCGTCGGCACCTGTTGGCCGCCTCGGGGCGGGACACCCTGGCGCTGCCGGTCTTCGACGACGGGGAGTCGATGGAGCTGCTGGCCGCGCTGGTCGGGCCGGAGCGGGTCGCCGCGGACCCGGTGTCGGCCCGGGCGATCGTGGACAGCTGCGCGGGCCTGCCGCTGGCCGTCCGGATCGCCGGGGTGCGGCTGGCGGCCCGGCCGCACTGGCCGCTGTCCCGGCTGGCCGGGCGGTTGGCCGACCAGAGCACCCGGCTGGACGAGCTGAGCTTCGGCGAGCTGCGGGTGCGCGAGACGATCCGGCGCTCGCTGCGCGAGGTCAGCCTGCGCGGCCGGCAGGTGCTGAGCAGGCTCGCGCCCTTCGGGACGGGCGTCTTCCCCGCCGAGGCGGCCGCCTGGGAGCTGGGGCTGCCGCAGGCGACGGCGGAGCAGGTGCTGGAGGAGCTGGTGGACATCCGGCTGCTGGAGACGGCCGGCGCGGGCGGTTCCGAGCGGGGCGGGTACCGGCTGCACGAGCTGGTGGTGCTGCTGGTGTCGGCGCCGGGCGCGGGCGGCGTGCCGAGCCAGCGCGGGGCGCCGCGGTCCCGGACCCCGCAACTGCTGGCCGGCTGA
- a CDS encoding MFS transporter yields the protein MTIPTATDARGRPDRTGPTAGTEGTPVDGTPADEPEAAEPRADKPGAAGGAGTAAAGADAPSPTVPLRRNMDFLRLWVGAGLSKFGSTVSMVAYPMLVLWQTGSATACGYVAFAAALPNLLVQLPAGALVDRWDRRKVMLVCDAVRMLAFAAVALAAYHHWVWVPFIMAAAFVESALGIFYSTAEQVTVRNVVPVEQLPAALAQNQARGAAIGLLGQPLSGLLFTVLRWLPFAVTAVADLVALICLTFIRRDLRAAPTGPPQRLHHEIKDGVVWLWRQKFLRIMTAVFAGSNLLFQMLSLTVMVVIKEHGGSPAVLGLVSGVAGVGGLLGALAAGWWAKRVGLYATAVLGHLVWLVLMPLVALLHQPVAIGLVAAGIMFVAGLFNVCGGVYMARNTPNELQGRVTATSAFLTSGANALGSLAAGYLLARAGTTWTAIVMAAVLLLLTAAVTLSPAVRAAGREAPA from the coding sequence ATGACCATACCGACAGCGACCGACGCGCGCGGGCGGCCCGACCGAACCGGGCCGACGGCCGGCACCGAAGGAACACCGGTCGACGGAACACCGGCCGACGAACCGGAGGCCGCCGAACCGAGGGCCGACAAGCCGGGGGCCGCAGGCGGCGCCGGCACCGCCGCCGCCGGGGCCGACGCGCCGTCACCCACCGTGCCGCTGCGCCGGAACATGGACTTCCTGCGGCTCTGGGTCGGCGCCGGACTCTCGAAGTTCGGCTCCACCGTCTCGATGGTCGCCTACCCGATGCTGGTGCTCTGGCAGACCGGCTCCGCCACCGCCTGCGGCTACGTCGCGTTCGCCGCGGCGCTGCCCAACCTGCTGGTCCAACTGCCCGCCGGGGCGCTGGTCGACCGCTGGGACCGGCGCAAGGTGATGCTGGTCTGCGACGCCGTCCGGATGCTCGCCTTCGCCGCCGTCGCGCTGGCCGCCTACCACCACTGGGTCTGGGTGCCGTTCATCATGGCCGCCGCCTTCGTGGAGAGCGCGCTCGGGATCTTCTACTCGACCGCCGAGCAGGTGACCGTCCGCAACGTCGTGCCCGTCGAGCAGCTGCCGGCCGCCCTCGCCCAGAACCAGGCCCGCGGTGCGGCCATCGGCCTGCTCGGCCAGCCGCTCAGCGGGCTGCTCTTCACCGTGCTGCGCTGGCTGCCGTTCGCCGTCACCGCCGTGGCCGACCTGGTCGCGCTGATCTGCCTGACCTTCATCCGCCGCGACCTGCGGGCGGCCCCGACCGGTCCGCCGCAGCGACTGCACCACGAGATCAAGGACGGCGTGGTCTGGCTCTGGCGCCAGAAGTTCCTGCGGATCATGACCGCGGTGTTCGCCGGCAGCAACCTGCTCTTCCAGATGCTGAGCCTCACCGTCATGGTGGTGATCAAGGAGCACGGCGGCAGCCCAGCGGTGCTGGGCCTGGTCTCCGGGGTGGCCGGGGTCGGCGGCCTGCTCGGCGCGCTGGCGGCCGGCTGGTGGGCGAAGCGGGTCGGCCTGTACGCCACCGCGGTGCTGGGCCACCTGGTCTGGCTGGTGCTGATGCCGCTGGTCGCGCTGCTGCACCAGCCGGTGGCGATCGGCCTGGTGGCCGCCGGGATCATGTTCGTCGCCGGGCTGTTCAACGTCTGCGGCGGCGTCTACATGGCCCGGAACACCCCGAACGAGCTGCAGGGCCGGGTGACGGCCACCTCGGCCTTCCTGACCTCCGGCGCCAACGCGCTGGGCTCGCTGGCCGCCGGCTACCTGCTCGCCCGCGCCGGGACCACCTGGACCGCGATCGTCATGGCCGCCGTCCTGCTGCTGCTGACCGCCGCCGTGACGCTCAGCCCGGCCGTCCGGGCGGCCGGGCGGGAGGCCCCGGCGTAG
- a CDS encoding TauD/TfdA family dioxygenase → MSEDSGLDGLLEWLDSSPDLESLLDREKALVFRGFGATEERLAPVMDRLLPNRLAYVHGNSPRTKVGDNVYTSTEYPAEFTISMHNELSYAHQWPARLLFCCVTAAATGGATPVVDAALWLELLDDEVRERFADGVRYTQNLHGGLGLGKSWQETFETGDRDEVDAFLAASHAVSQWRRDGSLRIVQNRPATVHHPRTGAEVWFNQSDQWHPAALGDETAAALAKVMPQEDLPQSVAFADGSPIPAEHVLQVRDRALAAAVDVDWRQGDVLLIDNLLVAHGRRPFTGARRVLVAMSD, encoded by the coding sequence GTGTCCGAAGACTCGGGCCTCGACGGGCTGCTCGAATGGCTCGATTCCAGCCCTGATCTGGAGTCATTGCTGGACCGGGAGAAGGCCCTGGTGTTCCGGGGCTTCGGCGCCACCGAGGAGCGGCTCGCACCGGTCATGGACCGGCTGCTGCCGAACCGCCTCGCCTACGTGCACGGGAACTCGCCGCGCACCAAGGTCGGTGACAACGTCTACACCTCCACCGAGTACCCGGCCGAGTTCACCATCTCGATGCACAACGAGCTCTCCTACGCGCACCAGTGGCCCGCGCGGCTGCTGTTCTGCTGCGTCACGGCCGCCGCGACCGGTGGGGCCACCCCGGTGGTCGACGCGGCGCTCTGGCTGGAGCTGCTCGACGACGAGGTGCGCGAGCGCTTCGCCGACGGTGTCCGGTACACCCAGAACCTGCACGGCGGCCTCGGCCTCGGCAAGAGCTGGCAGGAGACCTTCGAGACCGGTGACCGGGACGAGGTGGACGCGTTCCTGGCCGCCTCGCACGCCGTGAGCCAGTGGCGGCGGGACGGCAGCCTGCGGATCGTCCAGAACCGCCCGGCGACCGTCCACCACCCGAGGACCGGCGCCGAGGTCTGGTTCAACCAGTCCGACCAGTGGCACCCGGCCGCGCTCGGTGACGAGACCGCGGCCGCCCTGGCCAAGGTCATGCCGCAGGAGGACCTGCCGCAGTCGGTGGCCTTCGCCGACGGGTCGCCGATCCCGGCCGAGCACGTCCTGCAGGTCCGCGACCGCGCTCTGGCGGCGGCCGTGGACGTGGACTGGCGCCAAGGCGATGTCCTGCTGATCGACAACCTGCTGGTCGCCCACGGCCGCCGCCCGTTCACGGGGGCACGCCGGGTCCTCGTGGCGATGTCCGACTGA
- a CDS encoding TauD/TfdA family dioxygenase, which yields MTTVLSSSIHTTSAVTLTDAERDEVYALAVQLVGVERGMVDEIAWMGAARKLSARLPLRVREAVRRYRHDPGPDGLLILRNLPNDVDALPVTPTVPESVERVATVPAAISALVSLALGEVVAYREEKSGALVQNVVPVPGREESQSNAGSGTLLELHVENAFHPHRPDYVGLFCLRNDHSGTAGTLVSSIRRALLIIPDNVIEVLMQPRFVTQPPPSFHAGAGTEYHPVLEGAADDPNIRVDFSATTGLDETATAALEILRGALLDVSAMLVLQPGELAFVDNRLSVHGRTSFEARYDGHDRWLHRTFVHLDHRRSRGHRADNGLVLY from the coding sequence ATGACCACGGTGTTGTCGTCGTCAATCCACACCACCAGTGCCGTCACCCTGACCGACGCCGAGCGCGACGAGGTGTACGCCCTGGCCGTGCAGCTCGTCGGGGTCGAGCGCGGCATGGTCGACGAGATCGCGTGGATGGGAGCCGCCCGCAAGCTCTCCGCGCGGCTGCCGCTGCGCGTCCGGGAGGCGGTCCGCCGCTACCGCCACGACCCGGGCCCGGACGGCCTGCTGATCCTGCGCAACCTGCCGAACGACGTGGACGCGCTGCCGGTGACCCCGACGGTCCCGGAGTCGGTGGAGCGCGTGGCCACCGTTCCGGCCGCGATCTCGGCACTGGTCAGCCTGGCCCTGGGCGAGGTCGTCGCGTACCGCGAGGAGAAGTCCGGCGCCCTGGTGCAGAACGTCGTCCCGGTGCCGGGGCGCGAGGAGTCGCAGAGCAACGCCGGCTCCGGCACGCTGCTGGAACTGCACGTGGAGAACGCCTTCCACCCGCACCGTCCGGACTACGTCGGGCTGTTCTGCCTGCGCAACGACCACAGCGGCACCGCCGGCACCCTGGTGTCGTCGATCCGCCGGGCGCTGCTGATCATCCCGGACAACGTGATCGAGGTCCTGATGCAGCCGCGCTTCGTCACGCAGCCGCCGCCGTCCTTCCACGCCGGCGCCGGGACCGAGTACCACCCGGTGCTGGAGGGCGCGGCGGACGACCCGAACATCCGGGTCGACTTCAGCGCCACCACCGGTCTGGACGAGACCGCCACGGCGGCCCTGGAGATCCTGCGCGGCGCCCTGCTCGACGTCTCGGCGATGCTGGTGCTCCAGCCCGGCGAGCTGGCCTTCGTGGACAACCGCCTGTCGGTGCACGGGCGGACCTCCTTCGAGGCCCGCTACGACGGCCACGACCGCTGGCTGCACCGGACCTTCGTGCACCTCGACCACCGCCGCAGCCGCGGCCACCGGGCCGACAACGGCCTGGTCCTGTACTGA
- a CDS encoding pirin family protein, which translates to MPAVTVENPLVLPRIAAPAADSRPRPVLAVSTAPSGFEGEGFPVRRAFAKINQKYLDPFIMMDQMGEVDYAAGEPKGTPWHPHRGFETVTYIIDGTFIHQDSHGGGGVITDGDTQWMTAGSGLLHIETPPESLVMSGGLFHGLQLWVNLPAADKMIAPKYQDIRGGSVKLLASEDGGALVRLIAGDIAGHQGPGATHTPITMIHLTVNPGAQVTLPWRADFNGLAYGLAGSGSAGTERRPFHLGQAVVFGEGDSLTIRADDAQDSRSEGFEVVLLGGQPIREPVAHYGPFVMNSHRELQQAMEDFQAGRLGTIPAGAN; encoded by the coding sequence ATGCCAGCCGTGACCGTCGAAAACCCGCTCGTTCTGCCGCGTATCGCGGCGCCCGCCGCCGACTCCCGGCCGCGTCCCGTGCTGGCCGTGTCGACCGCCCCCAGCGGCTTCGAGGGCGAGGGCTTCCCGGTCCGCCGCGCCTTCGCGAAGATCAACCAGAAGTACCTGGACCCGTTCATCATGATGGACCAGATGGGCGAGGTGGACTACGCGGCCGGCGAGCCGAAGGGGACCCCCTGGCACCCGCACCGCGGCTTCGAGACGGTCACGTACATCATCGACGGGACCTTCATCCACCAGGACTCGCACGGCGGCGGCGGCGTCATCACCGACGGCGACACCCAGTGGATGACCGCCGGCTCCGGCCTGCTGCACATCGAGACCCCGCCGGAGTCGCTGGTGATGTCCGGCGGACTCTTCCACGGGCTGCAGCTCTGGGTGAACCTGCCCGCCGCGGACAAGATGATCGCGCCGAAGTACCAGGACATCCGCGGCGGCAGCGTGAAGCTGCTCGCCTCGGAGGACGGCGGCGCGCTGGTCCGCCTCATCGCCGGTGACATCGCGGGCCACCAGGGCCCCGGCGCCACCCACACGCCCATCACGATGATCCACCTGACCGTGAACCCCGGCGCCCAGGTCACCCTGCCCTGGCGGGCCGACTTCAACGGCCTGGCCTACGGCCTCGCCGGCAGCGGTTCGGCGGGCACCGAGCGGCGCCCGTTCCACCTGGGCCAGGCCGTCGTCTTCGGCGAGGGCGACTCCCTCACCATCCGGGCCGACGACGCCCAGGACTCCCGGAGCGAGGGCTTCGAGGTCGTCCTGCTCGGCGGGCAGCCGATCCGGGAGCCGGTCGCCCACTACGGCCCGTTCGTGATGAACAGCCACCGCGAGCTCCAGCAGGCCATGGAGGACTTCCAGGCCGGCCGCCTCGGCACCATCCCCGCCGGCGCCAACTGA
- a CDS encoding SseB family protein encodes MYGYDQNAYPGDPYQQQAGPQPGMNGMPGAGPGPYGEQPQAAQQQSLYPEPSPPSLADAVRAFTTGSMAVEDFQAIFITSKVHCPRGERPGFLALHNTPTPVIPMFSSLKELRRYAGKDSKHFTVTGAEVLDLLPTGYGFALDMEGEHRMVFDAKAVEQMVDFTMRRMYG; translated from the coding sequence GTGTACGGCTATGACCAGAACGCATACCCGGGTGATCCCTACCAGCAGCAGGCGGGACCGCAGCCGGGCATGAACGGCATGCCCGGCGCCGGCCCCGGCCCGTACGGCGAGCAGCCGCAGGCGGCGCAGCAGCAGTCCCTCTACCCCGAGCCGTCCCCGCCGTCGCTGGCGGACGCGGTCCGGGCCTTCACCACCGGCTCGATGGCGGTGGAGGACTTCCAGGCCATCTTCATCACCTCCAAGGTGCACTGCCCGCGCGGCGAGCGCCCCGGATTCCTGGCGCTGCACAACACGCCGACCCCGGTGATCCCGATGTTCAGCTCGCTGAAGGAGCTGCGCCGCTACGCCGGCAAGGACTCGAAGCACTTCACCGTCACCGGTGCCGAGGTGCTCGACCTGCTGCCGACCGGCTACGGCTTCGCGCTGGACATGGAGGGCGAGCACCGGATGGTGTTCGACGCCAAGGCGGTCGAGCAGATGGTCGACTTCACCATGCGCCGCATGTACGGCTGA
- a CDS encoding acyl-CoA dehydrogenase, with amino-acid sequence MGHYKSNLRDVEFNLFEVFGREQVYGTGPFADMDVETAKNILSEITRLAENDLAASYTDTDRNPPVFDPETNTAPIPDTFKKSYQAFMDAEWWRLGIPESIGGQVTPSSLIWGFAEQILGSNPAIWMYSSGPAFAGVIADEGTEEQLEVAKRMTDRLWGSTMVLTEPDAGSDVGAGRTKAVKQEDGSWHIEGVKRFITSGEHDMSENIIHMVLARPEGGKPGTKGLGLFIVPKYDFDWETGELGERNGVYATNVEHKMGLKASNTCEMTFGAKHPAKGWLLGEKVDGIRQMFKIIEFARMMVGTKAIATLSTGYLNALEYAKERVQGADISQFLDKTAPRVTITHHPDVRRSLMTQKAYAEGMRALVLLTASTQDDVLAARLRGESDEAAERLNDLLLPIVKGYGSEKSYEQLAQSLQTFGGSGYLQEYPIEQYIRDAKIDTLYEGTTAIQGQDFFFRKIVKDGGQALTALSEQIQKFLGSAAGGDALAAERELLAKAAGDLEAIVGKLLADLSSVEQDVKNMYKVGLNTTRLLMVSGDVVVGWLLLRQAAVALAKLEAGASEKDVAFYQGKVAAARFFAKNILPTVGSQRLIAEGIDSEIMDLAEEAF; translated from the coding sequence ATGGGTCACTACAAGTCCAACCTGCGGGACGTGGAGTTCAACCTCTTCGAGGTGTTCGGCCGCGAGCAGGTCTACGGCACCGGACCGTTCGCGGACATGGACGTCGAGACCGCGAAGAACATCCTGAGCGAGATCACGCGCCTTGCCGAGAACGACCTCGCCGCCTCCTACACCGACACCGACCGCAACCCGCCGGTCTTCGACCCGGAGACGAACACCGCGCCGATCCCGGACACGTTCAAGAAGAGCTACCAGGCCTTCATGGACGCCGAGTGGTGGCGTCTGGGCATCCCGGAGTCCATCGGCGGCCAGGTCACCCCGTCCTCGCTGATCTGGGGCTTCGCCGAGCAGATCCTCGGCTCGAACCCGGCCATCTGGATGTACTCCTCCGGCCCGGCCTTCGCCGGCGTCATCGCCGACGAGGGCACCGAGGAGCAGCTGGAGGTCGCCAAGCGGATGACCGACCGCCTCTGGGGCTCCACCATGGTGCTGACCGAGCCGGACGCCGGTTCGGACGTCGGCGCCGGCCGCACCAAGGCGGTCAAGCAGGAGGACGGCTCCTGGCACATCGAGGGTGTGAAGCGCTTCATCACCTCGGGCGAGCACGACATGTCCGAGAACATCATCCACATGGTGCTGGCCCGCCCCGAGGGCGGCAAGCCGGGCACCAAGGGCCTCGGCCTCTTCATCGTGCCGAAGTACGACTTCGACTGGGAGACCGGCGAGCTCGGCGAGCGCAACGGCGTCTACGCGACCAACGTCGAGCACAAGATGGGCCTCAAGGCCTCGAACACCTGCGAGATGACCTTCGGCGCCAAGCACCCGGCCAAGGGCTGGCTGCTGGGCGAGAAGGTCGACGGCATCCGCCAGATGTTCAAGATCATCGAGTTCGCCCGGATGATGGTCGGCACGAAGGCCATCGCCACCCTCTCCACCGGCTACCTGAACGCGCTGGAGTACGCCAAGGAGCGCGTGCAGGGCGCCGACATCTCGCAGTTCCTGGACAAGACCGCCCCGCGCGTCACCATCACGCACCACCCGGACGTGCGCCGCTCGCTGATGACCCAGAAGGCGTACGCCGAGGGCATGCGCGCGCTGGTCCTGCTCACCGCCTCCACCCAGGACGACGTGCTCGCCGCCCGCCTGCGCGGCGAGAGCGACGAAGCTGCCGAGCGCCTGAACGACCTGCTGCTGCCGATCGTCAAGGGCTACGGCTCGGAGAAGTCCTACGAGCAGCTCGCCCAGTCCCTGCAGACCTTCGGTGGCTCCGGCTACCTGCAGGAGTACCCGATCGAGCAGTACATCCGGGACGCCAAGATCGACACCCTCTACGAGGGCACCACCGCGATCCAGGGCCAGGACTTCTTCTTCCGCAAGATCGTCAAGGACGGCGGCCAGGCGCTCACCGCGCTGTCCGAGCAGATCCAGAAGTTCCTCGGCTCGGCCGCGGGCGGCGACGCCCTGGCCGCCGAGCGCGAGCTGCTCGCCAAGGCCGCCGGCGACCTGGAGGCGATCGTCGGCAAGCTGCTGGCGGACCTCTCCTCGGTCGAGCAGGACGTCAAGAACATGTACAAGGTGGGCCTCAACACCACCCGCCTGCTGATGGTCTCCGGCGACGTCGTGGTCGGCTGGCTGCTGCTGCGCCAGGCCGCGGTGGCCCTGGCCAAGCTGGAGGCCGGCGCCTCGGAGAAGGACGTCGCCTTCTACCAGGGCAAGGTCGCGGCGGCCCGCTTCTTCGCCAAGAACATCCTGCCGACCGTCGGCTCGCAGCGTCTGATCGCCGAGGGCATCGACAGCGAGATCATGGACCTGGCGGAGGAGGCGTTCTGA